A window of Calonectris borealis chromosome 3, bCalBor7.hap1.2, whole genome shotgun sequence contains these coding sequences:
- the MTFR2 gene encoding mitochondrial fission regulator 2 isoform X2, which produces MALVLDLLRRVLEYFGWPPDQAIFLETRIFGSSISRTIRTCLPSAISSSRHFQQLYTVIRKYQVKVISVCQKKEYGSTRSVVRRLGTILSLEPYPRPYVQLVQDPSPLGYDEQSTAPTPVAPSLADVLWVANDEGQAFTRLRTELWRKEKTTAYRDLHPSIDTIQGVPKNSTQKGSLVDKAALQKISALEDELTFLRAQIAAIVSAQTLGTIPPQAFKTFSTPDGFYPVPAMTSTPLSVSHNHFVIPSPPPLPSGVPSGVDASNSAIELIKQRRAARNSGSTTADSADHHRTKNIPSMMDVLKDLNKVQLRAIQRSPGGTPLSRPKKRQSSDWDPVALLTHALKQKFAHKNDDEDDSLDKENRSFDSSPFSSPEIPLC; this is translated from the exons ATGGCGCTGGTGCTGGATCTCCTCAGGCGGGTGCTGGAGTACTTCGGCTGGCCGCCCGACCAG GCCATATTTTTGGAAACTCGCATATTTGGTAGCAGTATCAGTCGTACAATCAGAACATGCCTTCCTTCAGCAATCTCATCAAGCAGGCATTTCCAGCAGTTATATACAGTCATAAGGAAGTATCAGGTCAAG GTCATATCTGTTTGCCAAAAAAAGGAATACGGATCTACTCGAAGTGTTGTCCGTAGACTTGGGACAATTCTTTCCTTAGAGCCCTACCCAAGACCTTATGTTCAA cttgTTCAAGACCCAAGTCCATTGGGTTATGATGAACAAAGCACAGCTCCGACTCCTGTAGCTCCATCACTTGCTGATGTCCTCTGGGTAGCAAATGATGAAGGACAAGCATTTACCAGACTTAG GACTGAattatggagaaaagaaaaaactacagCTTATCGTGACCTACATCCATCTATAGATACAATACAAGGTGTTCCAAAAAACAGCACACAAAAAGGCAGTCTTGTTGATAAAGCAGCACTCCAGAAAATTTCTGCGCTCGAAGATGAGCTAACCTTTCTTCGTGCTCAGATTGCTGCGATTGTTTCAGCGCAGACATTGGGAACCATTCCGCCAC AAGCCTTTAAAACATTCAGCACTCCAGATGGATTTTACCCAGTGCCAGCCATGACTTCTACGCCATTGTCCGTCTCTCACAATCACTTTGTAATTCCCTCACCTCCTCCACTTCCTTCTGGTGTACCATCTGGTGTTGATGCTAGTAATTCGGCAATTGAACTTATAAAACAACGTCGTGCTGCAAGAAACAGTGGTTCAACTACAGCTGATAGTGCTGATCACCACAGGACAAAGAACATTCCTAGTATGATGGATGTTTTGAAAGACCTAAACAAAGTTCAGTTGCGAGCTATTCAGAG gtCACCTGGAGGTACTCCTCTTTCTAGACCCAAAAAGAGGCAAAGTTCAGATTGGGATCCAGTTGCTCTGCTAACTCATGCACTAAAGCAGAAATTTGCACATAAaaatgatgatgaagatgattCCCTGGACAAAGAAAATCGATCTTTTGATAGCTCCCCATTTTCTAGTCCAGAGATCCCACTG tgctag
- the MTFR2 gene encoding mitochondrial fission regulator 2 isoform X1 produces the protein MALVLDLLRRVLEYFGWPPDQAIFLETRIFGSSISRTIRTCLPSAISSSRHFQQLYTVIRKYQVKVISVCQKKEYGSTRSVVRRLGTILSLEPYPRPYVQLVQDPSPLGYDEQSTAPTPVAPSLADVLWVANDEGQAFTRLRTELWRKEKTTAYRDLHPSIDTIQGVPKNSTQKGSLVDKAALQKISALEDELTFLRAQIAAIVSAQTLGTIPPQAFKTFSTPDGFYPVPAMTSTPLSVSHNHFVIPSPPPLPSGVPSGVDASNSAIELIKQRRAARNSGSTTADSADHHRTKNIPSMMDVLKDLNKVQLRAIQRSPGGTPLSRPKKRQSSDWDPVALLTHALKQKFAHKNDDEDDSLDKENRSFDSSPFSSPEIPLVGHYSLKPNAKSNLIRTDEVKQISTWKAKAHI, from the exons ATGGCGCTGGTGCTGGATCTCCTCAGGCGGGTGCTGGAGTACTTCGGCTGGCCGCCCGACCAG GCCATATTTTTGGAAACTCGCATATTTGGTAGCAGTATCAGTCGTACAATCAGAACATGCCTTCCTTCAGCAATCTCATCAAGCAGGCATTTCCAGCAGTTATATACAGTCATAAGGAAGTATCAGGTCAAG GTCATATCTGTTTGCCAAAAAAAGGAATACGGATCTACTCGAAGTGTTGTCCGTAGACTTGGGACAATTCTTTCCTTAGAGCCCTACCCAAGACCTTATGTTCAA cttgTTCAAGACCCAAGTCCATTGGGTTATGATGAACAAAGCACAGCTCCGACTCCTGTAGCTCCATCACTTGCTGATGTCCTCTGGGTAGCAAATGATGAAGGACAAGCATTTACCAGACTTAG GACTGAattatggagaaaagaaaaaactacagCTTATCGTGACCTACATCCATCTATAGATACAATACAAGGTGTTCCAAAAAACAGCACACAAAAAGGCAGTCTTGTTGATAAAGCAGCACTCCAGAAAATTTCTGCGCTCGAAGATGAGCTAACCTTTCTTCGTGCTCAGATTGCTGCGATTGTTTCAGCGCAGACATTGGGAACCATTCCGCCAC AAGCCTTTAAAACATTCAGCACTCCAGATGGATTTTACCCAGTGCCAGCCATGACTTCTACGCCATTGTCCGTCTCTCACAATCACTTTGTAATTCCCTCACCTCCTCCACTTCCTTCTGGTGTACCATCTGGTGTTGATGCTAGTAATTCGGCAATTGAACTTATAAAACAACGTCGTGCTGCAAGAAACAGTGGTTCAACTACAGCTGATAGTGCTGATCACCACAGGACAAAGAACATTCCTAGTATGATGGATGTTTTGAAAGACCTAAACAAAGTTCAGTTGCGAGCTATTCAGAG gtCACCTGGAGGTACTCCTCTTTCTAGACCCAAAAAGAGGCAAAGTTCAGATTGGGATCCAGTTGCTCTGCTAACTCATGCACTAAAGCAGAAATTTGCACATAAaaatgatgatgaagatgattCCCTGGACAAAGAAAATCGATCTTTTGATAGCTCCCCATTTTCTAGTCCAGAGATCCCACTG gTTGGACATTACAGTCTGAAGCCAAATGCAAAATCTAACCTTATAAGAACTGATGAAGTTAAACAGATATCAACGTGGAAAGCGAAAGCACATATTTAA